In the genome of Leucobacter luti, one region contains:
- a CDS encoding putative quinol monooxygenase: MLRVLVPCRFTRENREAALTVYRALIAETRTEPGCVSYELLADVEDDTAFVLAESWRSQEDLDAHTRTPHFRRAMIALETLETAENARRFHVVETA; encoded by the coding sequence ATGTTGCGCGTACTCGTCCCCTGCCGCTTCACTCGCGAGAACCGGGAGGCAGCGCTCACGGTGTATCGCGCACTCATTGCAGAAACGCGGACCGAACCGGGCTGTGTGAGCTACGAACTCCTCGCCGACGTCGAAGACGACACCGCGTTCGTGCTCGCGGAAAGCTGGCGGTCGCAGGAGGACCTCGACGCGCACACGCGCACGCCACACTTCCGCAGGGCGATGATCGCCCTAGAAACTCTCGAGACAGCAGAAAACGCACGCCGCTTCCACGTCGTGGAAACGGCGTAA
- a CDS encoding GNAT family N-acetyltransferase — MNDTPAPAFQIRPIVPTEYAREAELVHAAYAAGPYREELAHDSVWAATERDSAGRAAAGQILVAVEGDTLIGAVTVLRGESSYAKLATTGEVELRLLAVAPASQGSGLGGALIRAGVELALRWGAAAVRLDTGVKNPAAALYERIGFERTPERDAQLDGMSYGASVSYVYPLQERTDLRLREIRAAEIPEVSDLVLAAYREDYEGLPGDYLSEIANVAERAAQHQVWVAEDTESGALLGTITTPRPGAVLSDVAREGEMDLRLLGVSHAARGRGIGSLIMRHGLRLARIRGIGRVVLNTSTEMVAAYEMYDRMGFARLPEREFEITRPDGTGFTLLAYGIDVAA; from the coding sequence GTGAACGACACTCCCGCGCCCGCCTTTCAGATCCGTCCTATCGTCCCGACCGAGTACGCGCGAGAGGCCGAGCTGGTCCATGCCGCCTACGCCGCGGGGCCATACCGGGAAGAGCTTGCGCACGATAGCGTGTGGGCCGCTACCGAGCGTGACAGTGCAGGGAGAGCTGCAGCTGGCCAGATCCTTGTCGCGGTGGAGGGTGACACGCTTATCGGCGCAGTGACGGTGCTGCGTGGCGAATCGAGCTACGCGAAGCTCGCCACTACCGGCGAAGTGGAGTTGCGCTTGCTTGCCGTTGCGCCGGCGAGTCAAGGGTCGGGGCTCGGCGGTGCGCTGATTCGCGCTGGCGTCGAGCTTGCGTTGCGGTGGGGCGCCGCAGCCGTTCGGCTCGACACCGGCGTCAAGAACCCAGCGGCTGCGCTCTACGAGCGGATCGGCTTCGAACGCACCCCCGAGCGCGATGCGCAGCTCGATGGCATGAGCTACGGGGCTTCCGTGAGCTATGTCTATCCGCTGCAAGAGCGCACTGACTTGCGGCTCAGGGAGATTCGAGCGGCGGAGATCCCCGAGGTCAGCGATCTCGTGCTGGCTGCGTACCGCGAGGACTATGAGGGGCTGCCGGGCGACTACCTCTCCGAGATCGCGAACGTCGCCGAGCGCGCGGCGCAGCACCAGGTGTGGGTGGCCGAGGACACGGAGAGTGGTGCCCTGCTCGGCACGATCACTACGCCCCGGCCGGGGGCCGTGCTCAGCGACGTGGCCCGCGAGGGTGAGATGGATTTGCGGTTGCTCGGCGTCTCGCACGCGGCGCGTGGGCGGGGGATCGGCTCGCTCATCATGCGGCACGGCCTCCGGCTCGCCCGAATTCGTGGCATCGGACGCGTGGTCCTGAACACCAGCACTGAGATGGTTGCCGCCTACGAAATGTACGACCGGATGGGCTTTGCGCGGCTCCCCGAGCGGGAGTTTGAGATCACCCGGCCGGACGGCACCGGATTCACTCTGCTTGCGTACGGGATCGACGTCGCGGCGTAG
- a CDS encoding succinate dehydrogenase hydrophobic membrane anchor subunit encodes MTMTIDAPRSQAPAKKRTNWEKWGWIYMRVSGVLLVVLVFGHLASNLLLTEGGVHAINFGFVAGKLASPFWQIWDTLLLWLALIHGANGMRTIVNDYVSRPALAKAFKVALFLSAALLILLGTFVIYTLDPCPAGADPALVASFCKA; translated from the coding sequence ATGACGATGACGATTGATGCTCCGCGCTCACAGGCCCCCGCGAAGAAGCGCACCAACTGGGAAAAGTGGGGCTGGATCTACATGCGCGTCTCAGGCGTGCTGCTCGTGGTGCTCGTATTTGGCCACCTCGCATCCAACCTGCTGCTGACCGAGGGTGGTGTGCACGCGATCAACTTTGGTTTCGTTGCTGGCAAGCTCGCGAGCCCGTTCTGGCAGATCTGGGACACCCTGCTGCTCTGGCTTGCGCTGATTCACGGCGCCAACGGCATGCGCACGATCGTGAACGACTATGTGTCACGCCCGGCTCTCGCGAAGGCGTTCAAGGTCGCGCTCTTCCTGTCCGCCGCACTGCTGATCCTGCTCGGCACCTTCGTGATTTACACGCTTGACCCCTGCCCGGCTGGTGCAGACCCGGCGCTCGTCGCGTCATTCTGCAAGGCATAG
- a CDS encoding NAD(P)H-hydrate dehydratase has product MRTGSAQYPGAAVLTVSAAWRTGVGLLRYVPPADDAEPPFGLPSPASAVLAARPETVFGTADSRACDAWLIGSGLTLRRVRRPKLRS; this is encoded by the coding sequence GTGCGCACAGGCTCAGCGCAGTACCCCGGCGCAGCGGTGCTCACCGTGTCTGCGGCCTGGCGCACCGGCGTCGGCCTGCTGCGGTACGTGCCTCCAGCTGACGACGCTGAGCCGCCCTTCGGGCTCCCGTCTCCTGCGTCTGCAGTGCTCGCGGCCAGGCCGGAAACAGTCTTCGGAACAGCTGACTCTCGTGCATGCGATGCGTGGTTGATCGGCTCCGGACTGACCCTGCGGCGCGTTCGGCGGCCGAAACTGCGATCTTGA
- a CDS encoding cache domain-containing protein, translated as MSQQVDLGLDHALASAETFFDGVFAPLEAWLPRLRQRLTGALEDGLLTGAQLAALVEHDAHAVLDSSDRPLYGAGFCASESLVSEGNPLAWWQGPERSLLASSAFGPGQAAIDLVRLEWYRVPEATGERHVAGPFVDYLCSNEITITSALPVVLGTEFVGVICADVLVSSLERALLPNLAGGVTLLNANGRVIVSSHPGWETGDRHPGAEALGTDPSTATLAADEGSATPGSASPGVEARLVRSARYPLAATFG; from the coding sequence GTGTCACAACAGGTAGATCTGGGTCTCGACCATGCGCTCGCGAGCGCCGAGACCTTCTTCGACGGAGTGTTTGCCCCACTCGAGGCGTGGTTGCCACGCTTGCGCCAGCGGCTGACGGGCGCACTCGAAGACGGGCTCCTGACAGGCGCGCAGCTTGCGGCTCTCGTTGAGCACGATGCACACGCGGTGCTGGACTCCAGCGACCGCCCACTCTACGGTGCAGGATTCTGCGCCAGCGAGAGTTTAGTTTCTGAGGGGAACCCGCTCGCGTGGTGGCAGGGACCCGAGCGCAGCCTGCTCGCGTCCTCAGCGTTCGGTCCAGGACAGGCCGCGATCGATCTCGTGCGCCTGGAATGGTATCGGGTGCCCGAGGCCACCGGCGAGCGTCACGTCGCAGGCCCGTTCGTTGACTACCTGTGCTCCAACGAGATCACCATTACTTCTGCGCTCCCCGTTGTGCTCGGAACCGAGTTCGTCGGGGTGATCTGCGCAGATGTGCTGGTCTCCTCGCTTGAACGCGCGCTCCTGCCGAATCTGGCGGGCGGGGTGACACTGCTCAACGCGAACGGTCGCGTGATTGTCTCGAGCCACCCTGGGTGGGAGACGGGCGATCGCCATCCCGGAGCCGAGGCGCTTGGCACGGACCCCAGCACGGCCACGCTCGCAGCGGACGAAGGCTCTGCCACGCCCGGGAGTGCGTCCCCAGGGGTAGAAGCCCGACTCGTGCGCTCGGCCAGATACCCGCTTGCGGCCACATTCGGGTAG
- a CDS encoding NAD(P)H-hydrate dehydratase, translating to MLLKGTVSICATPGGIALHTGPATPRLATAGSGDVLAGILGALVTLNAERVQAQPELLGALGSTAALLHDLAAHHAAGSAPVAREARARAAVTRRLGAPILALDIAAALPTAIADLLTRATA from the coding sequence GTGCTGCTCAAGGGCACCGTATCGATTTGTGCGACGCCCGGCGGGATCGCGTTGCACACTGGCCCCGCGACGCCGCGGCTGGCGACGGCGGGGTCCGGCGATGTGCTCGCAGGGATCCTTGGGGCACTGGTCACGCTGAACGCGGAGCGCGTTCAGGCCCAGCCCGAGTTGCTCGGTGCGCTGGGATCGACTGCCGCTCTCCTGCACGATTTGGCAGCGCACCACGCAGCCGGCTCTGCCCCGGTGGCACGCGAGGCACGTGCTCGCGCCGCGGTCACACGCCGGCTGGGTGCTCCGATTCTCGCGCTCGATATCGCCGCCGCGCTCCCTACGGCAATCGCCGATCTCCTCACCCGCGCCACGGCATAG
- a CDS encoding YihY/virulence factor BrkB family protein, protein MTTPRDSSQATADEESGASRVAVAVKQGSALWQWAQRTRPMRTFSHFTNVGGSVLSGGMSYQALFAVFAGLYVGFGTFGIFLRSRPELLETLITQLNMLVPGLLGNGDDSAVQINSLLETRGLDWTSLIAGGALVWVALNWFTGTRRSIRIIFGLEVKQYRNALLLKLRDLVLAVAFFAAILVSAALTVFSSGLSDWFFSLIGINPDGWFFGWLGAIVRYAAMFVFDVLVLIAMHRFLAEVTVPRWSLISGCALGGLALLGLKILGSALLGGASSNPLLATFAVFIGLLLWFNFICRTLLLTATWIATGQDRTLGLPETAPASLLN, encoded by the coding sequence ATGACGACGCCCCGCGATTCTTCCCAGGCCACAGCCGACGAGGAGTCCGGGGCGTCTCGCGTTGCCGTGGCCGTGAAACAGGGCAGCGCCCTCTGGCAGTGGGCCCAGCGCACCCGGCCGATGCGCACGTTCTCCCACTTTACGAATGTGGGCGGTAGCGTGCTCTCCGGAGGAATGAGCTACCAAGCACTCTTCGCGGTGTTCGCGGGGCTCTATGTTGGGTTCGGGACATTCGGGATTTTCCTGCGGAGCCGGCCCGAACTCCTGGAAACGCTGATTACCCAGCTCAACATGTTGGTGCCTGGGCTGCTGGGCAATGGTGATGACAGCGCAGTGCAGATCAACTCGCTTCTGGAAACCCGCGGACTCGACTGGACGAGTCTCATTGCGGGTGGCGCGCTCGTCTGGGTCGCACTGAACTGGTTTACGGGCACGCGGCGGTCAATCCGGATCATCTTCGGCCTCGAGGTCAAGCAGTATCGCAATGCACTGCTGTTGAAGCTGCGGGACCTGGTCCTCGCCGTTGCCTTCTTCGCCGCAATTCTCGTTTCTGCGGCGCTCACAGTTTTCAGCTCAGGGCTCTCTGACTGGTTCTTCTCGCTCATCGGAATCAACCCTGATGGCTGGTTCTTCGGCTGGCTCGGCGCGATCGTGCGCTACGCGGCAATGTTCGTGTTCGACGTGCTCGTGTTGATCGCGATGCATCGTTTCCTCGCCGAAGTTACCGTGCCGCGATGGTCGCTGATCTCCGGCTGCGCACTCGGGGGACTCGCGCTGCTGGGTCTGAAGATCCTGGGGAGCGCGCTGCTGGGCGGGGCATCGAGTAATCCCCTGCTTGCCACCTTTGCGGTATTTATTGGCCTGCTGCTCTGGTTCAATTTCATCTGCCGCACGCTGCTGCTCACGGCCACGTGGATCGCGACCGGACAGGATCGTACGCTCGGTCTGCCAGAGACCGCACCTGCATCGCTGCTGAACTAG
- a CDS encoding mannose-1-phosphate guanylyltransferase yields MTDASELPSAIDRLTCVIPAGGVGSRLWPLSRANAPKFLLDLTGSGDSLLRATWDRLAPIAPPERVMVVTGTSHRDSVAEQLPELLRDNLITESEPKDSSAAIGLAAALLELRDPDAILGSFAADHVIRGDVLFQRAVTTAVQAADQGYIATIGIHPSHPATGFGYISCGTARGDLAPFDVYEVTEFVEKPDAAQAEAYLADGGYLWNAGMFIARATVLLDQMAHAEPELVRALREIAAAWGTEQGAAVRERLWSSLPKIAIDYTVAEPAAAAGKMVCVAAHFDWDDVGDFASVANLLTRGRGSDLAVLGDGAQVLSDASSGIVVSETNRLVALVGVDDVVVVDTADVLLVTSKRRAQDVKNLVNRMKVTGGGHLL; encoded by the coding sequence ATGACCGACGCCTCCGAGCTCCCCTCCGCAATCGACCGGCTCACCTGCGTGATCCCCGCTGGCGGCGTAGGATCACGCCTGTGGCCGCTGTCTCGTGCAAACGCCCCAAAGTTCCTGCTGGATCTCACCGGCTCCGGTGATTCTCTGCTGCGCGCGACCTGGGATCGGCTCGCCCCGATTGCCCCGCCCGAGCGTGTGATGGTCGTCACCGGCACGTCGCACCGCGATTCAGTTGCCGAGCAGCTGCCTGAGCTGCTGCGCGACAACCTGATTACGGAGAGTGAGCCAAAGGATTCGTCTGCGGCGATCGGCCTGGCTGCGGCACTCTTGGAGCTCCGAGATCCCGACGCAATTCTCGGCTCGTTTGCCGCTGATCACGTGATCCGGGGCGATGTGCTGTTCCAGCGTGCGGTCACGACGGCAGTGCAGGCGGCGGATCAGGGCTACATCGCCACCATCGGAATCCACCCCTCACACCCGGCGACCGGTTTTGGGTACATCTCGTGCGGGACCGCACGCGGGGATCTCGCCCCGTTTGACGTGTATGAGGTCACGGAGTTCGTGGAGAAGCCAGATGCCGCGCAGGCTGAGGCGTATCTCGCAGACGGTGGGTACCTCTGGAACGCTGGCATGTTCATCGCTCGCGCAACGGTGTTGCTGGATCAAATGGCCCATGCGGAACCGGAACTCGTGCGCGCGTTGCGAGAGATTGCTGCGGCCTGGGGCACCGAGCAGGGTGCTGCGGTGCGCGAGCGACTCTGGTCGTCACTTCCCAAGATCGCGATTGACTACACGGTTGCCGAGCCCGCCGCGGCTGCGGGAAAGATGGTGTGCGTCGCTGCCCACTTTGATTGGGATGATGTCGGAGACTTCGCTTCGGTCGCAAACCTCCTCACCCGAGGAAGAGGCAGCGATCTTGCGGTCCTCGGTGACGGCGCGCAGGTCCTTTCAGACGCATCGAGCGGGATCGTGGTCTCTGAGACCAACAGGCTCGTCGCACTGGTCGGTGTGGACGATGTCGTCGTGGTCGACACGGCCGATGTGCTGCTCGTGACGTCGAAGCGGCGGGCACAGGATGTGAAGAATCTCGTCAACCGGATGAAGGTGACCGGCGGCGGGCACCTGCTCTAG
- the sdhA gene encoding succinate dehydrogenase flavoprotein subunit: MTTDTHQGEEVTVKDGVTYHQFDVVIVGAGGAGMRAAIEAGPKAKTAVITKLYPTRSHTGAAQGGMAAALANVEDDNWEWHTFDTVKGGDYLVDQDAAEILAKEAIDAVIDLENMGLPFNRTPEGKIDQRRFGGHTRDHGKAAVRRACYAADRTGHMILQTLFQNCVKLGVNFFNEYYVLDLVMTEVDGVKKPSGVVAYELSTGALHVFQAKSIIFATGGFGKIFKTTSNAHTLTGDGVGIVWRKGLPLEDIEFYQFHPTGLAGLGILLTEGARGEGAILRNASGERFMERYAPTIKDLAPRDIVARSMVQEVLDGRGAGPHKDYVYLDCTHLGAEVLETKLPDITEFARTYLGVDPVTEPVPVFPTAHYAMGGIPTNNDAQVLSDNTTVVPGLYAAGECACVSVHGSNRLGTNSLLDINVFGKRSGNHAADYANSAEFVALPEDPAKFVRELVEGFRNGSGTERVADIRKELQESMDRGAQVFRTEDSLTEVLGVIHGLRERYKNVGVQDRGMRYNTDLLEAIELGFLLDLAEVLVFAARNRKESRGGHMRDDYPKRDDENYMKHTMAYLTGDPHSADPEDHIRLDWKPVVVTNYQPMERKY, from the coding sequence GTGACTACAGATACCCACCAGGGCGAAGAAGTTACCGTCAAGGACGGCGTTACTTACCACCAGTTCGACGTTGTCATCGTGGGTGCCGGCGGCGCCGGCATGCGTGCAGCGATTGAGGCGGGGCCGAAGGCGAAGACCGCGGTCATCACGAAGCTCTATCCCACCCGCTCACACACGGGAGCTGCACAGGGTGGTATGGCCGCTGCGCTTGCCAACGTTGAGGACGACAACTGGGAGTGGCACACCTTTGACACGGTCAAGGGCGGCGACTATCTGGTCGACCAGGACGCGGCCGAGATCCTTGCCAAGGAAGCCATCGACGCGGTCATCGACCTCGAGAACATGGGACTGCCGTTCAACCGCACGCCAGAGGGCAAGATCGATCAGCGCCGCTTCGGTGGGCACACCCGTGACCACGGCAAGGCCGCGGTTCGCCGCGCCTGCTACGCCGCTGACCGCACGGGCCACATGATCCTGCAGACCCTGTTCCAGAACTGCGTCAAGCTTGGCGTCAACTTCTTCAACGAGTACTACGTGCTTGATCTCGTCATGACAGAGGTCGATGGCGTGAAGAAGCCCTCCGGTGTCGTAGCGTACGAGCTGTCCACGGGCGCATTGCACGTGTTCCAGGCGAAGTCGATCATCTTCGCAACGGGCGGCTTTGGCAAGATCTTCAAGACCACCTCGAACGCTCACACGCTCACCGGCGATGGCGTCGGCATTGTCTGGCGCAAGGGCCTGCCGCTCGAAGACATCGAGTTCTACCAGTTCCATCCGACCGGCCTCGCCGGTCTCGGCATCCTCCTCACCGAAGGCGCACGCGGGGAGGGCGCGATCCTGCGCAACGCCTCAGGCGAGCGTTTCATGGAACGCTATGCGCCGACGATTAAAGACCTCGCGCCCCGCGATATTGTGGCCCGCTCGATGGTGCAGGAAGTGCTGGACGGCCGCGGCGCTGGCCCCCACAAGGACTACGTGTACCTCGACTGCACCCACCTGGGCGCCGAGGTGCTCGAGACCAAGCTCCCCGACATCACCGAGTTCGCGCGCACATACCTCGGCGTAGACCCCGTCACTGAGCCGGTCCCCGTATTCCCCACCGCGCACTACGCGATGGGCGGCATCCCCACGAACAACGATGCGCAGGTGCTCTCGGACAACACCACCGTGGTCCCCGGCCTCTACGCAGCTGGCGAGTGCGCGTGCGTTTCGGTCCACGGGTCAAACCGTCTGGGCACGAACTCGCTGCTCGATATCAACGTGTTCGGGAAGCGCAGCGGCAACCACGCGGCTGACTACGCGAACTCGGCCGAGTTCGTGGCGCTCCCCGAGGATCCCGCGAAGTTCGTCCGCGAACTCGTCGAGGGGTTCCGCAACGGATCCGGCACCGAGCGCGTCGCCGACATTCGCAAAGAGCTCCAGGAGTCCATGGACCGTGGCGCACAGGTGTTCCGCACGGAGGATTCCCTCACCGAGGTGCTCGGGGTGATCCATGGGCTGCGTGAGCGCTACAAGAACGTTGGCGTGCAGGATCGCGGCATGCGGTACAACACCGACCTGCTCGAAGCTATCGAGTTGGGCTTCCTCCTCGACCTCGCAGAGGTGCTCGTCTTCGCGGCCCGAAACCGCAAGGAAAGCCGTGGCGGTCACATGCGCGACGACTACCCGAAGCGCGACGATGAGAACTACATGAAGCACACGATGGCCTACCTCACCGGCGACCCGCACTCGGCCGACCCTGAGGATCACATCCGGCTCGACTGGAAGCCGGTCGTCGTCACGAACTACCAGCCCATGGAGAGGAAGTACTAG
- a CDS encoding succinate dehydrogenase iron-sulfur subunit has protein sequence MSTATAEAPAPTEDAPKPFTVTLLVRRFNPESGREAYWEDFDVEMYPTDRILDALHRIKWDQDGSLSFRRSCAHGICGSDAMRINGRNRLACKTLIKDLDISKPIYVEAIKGLPLEKDLIVDMEPFFASFREVQPFLVAGSKPESGKERIQSIADRERFDDTTKCILCAACTTSCPVFWTDGQYFGPAAIVNAHRFIFDSRDDNAEVRLDILNDTEGVWRCRTTFNCTDACPRGIQVTKAIAEVKAAIRTGKTS, from the coding sequence ATGAGCACCGCCACCGCTGAGGCACCCGCGCCGACCGAAGACGCCCCCAAGCCGTTTACGGTCACGCTGCTGGTGCGCCGCTTCAACCCGGAATCGGGTCGCGAGGCGTACTGGGAAGACTTTGACGTCGAGATGTATCCGACGGACCGCATTCTTGATGCGCTGCACCGCATCAAATGGGATCAGGACGGCTCATTGTCGTTCCGTCGCTCCTGCGCTCACGGCATCTGCGGCTCGGATGCCATGCGCATCAACGGCCGCAACCGTCTCGCCTGCAAGACGCTGATCAAGGACCTCGATATTTCGAAGCCGATCTACGTCGAGGCAATCAAGGGCCTGCCCCTCGAGAAAGACCTCATCGTCGACATGGAGCCGTTCTTCGCGTCATTCCGTGAGGTGCAGCCGTTCCTCGTTGCAGGAAGCAAGCCCGAGAGCGGCAAGGAGCGCATCCAGTCCATCGCGGATCGGGAGCGTTTCGATGACACGACCAAGTGCATCCTGTGCGCTGCGTGCACCACTTCGTGCCCCGTGTTCTGGACTGACGGCCAGTACTTCGGCCCGGCCGCGATCGTCAACGCACACCGCTTCATCTTCGATTCGCGCGACGACAACGCCGAGGTGCGCCTCGATATCCTCAACGACACCGAAGGCGTCTGGCGCTGCCGCACGACCTTCAACTGCACGGATGCGTGCCCCCGCGGCATTCAGGTGACCAAGGCAATCGCCGAGGTCAAGGCGGCGATCCGCACCGGAAAGACCTCCTAA
- the sdhC gene encoding succinate dehydrogenase, cytochrome b556 subunit, which yields MWSWVLHRITGVAIFFFLLVHVLDTALIRVSPEAYNAVMSTYKTPIMGLGEAALVAAIVFHAYNGIRIILVDYWRKGAQYQRAMFWIVMGLWVVTMAGFLPRHLMNVFGA from the coding sequence ATGTGGTCGTGGGTGCTGCACCGGATTACCGGTGTCGCGATCTTCTTCTTCCTTCTGGTGCACGTGCTCGATACCGCACTGATCCGCGTCAGCCCGGAGGCGTACAACGCCGTCATGAGCACCTATAAGACCCCCATCATGGGCCTCGGCGAAGCAGCTCTCGTTGCAGCGATCGTGTTCCACGCGTACAACGGCATTCGAATCATCCTCGTCGACTACTGGCGCAAGGGCGCCCAGTACCAGCGCGCGATGTTCTGGATCGTGATGGGCCTGTGGGTCGTCACGATGGCCGGCTTCCTGCCGCGCCACCTGATGAACGTGTTCGGCGCGTAG
- the purL gene encoding phosphoribosylformylglycinamidine synthase subunit PurL produces the protein MSETTAPIHVPDTVSDAIATPDKAQPYEALGLKADEYAQIREILGRRPTSGELAMYSVMWSEHCSYKSSKIYLRQFGQKVNDKMKERLLVGMGENAGVIDIGEGWAVTFKVESHNHPSYIEPFQGAATGVGGIIRDIISMGARPVAVMDQLRFGAIDDPDTPRVVHGVVSGISSYANCLGLPNLGGETVFDAVYQQNPLVNALGVGVLRHEDLHLANASGAGNKVVLFGARTGGDGIGGASILASDSFSEGGPTKRPAVQVGDPFAEKVLIECCLELFRGDLVEGIQDLGAAGISCATSELAANGDGGMFIELDSVLLRDPSLTAEEILMSESQERMMAVVHPDKLEAFLAVTAKWDVETSVLGEVTDTGRLIINWQGEEIVNVDPSTVAVDGPVYERPVAYPAWIDALQADSVNAAGLERDGSGDALRAQMIAVAASPNQADVSWVTNQYDTYVLGNTALSFPDGAGMIRVDEESGLGIALATDANGRYCQLDPFVGSQLALAEAYRNVATSGAVPTAVTDCLNFGSPENPEVMWQFSQAVAGLSDACLELEVPVTGGNVSLYNQTGETPIHPTPVVGVLGIIDDVARRVPSGWQDQGEHLYLLGVTRDELDGSAWAGTVHDHLGGRPPVADLDAERRLAGLLHAAAQGGLLSGAVDLSEGGLAQALTDGALRFGVGARIWIDEIISRDGVDATAAMFSESQARVLVAVPHEEEVKFRGLCSGRDYPVLRIGVTDGAGEDASIEVQDRFMLPLAELGAASRATLPERFGAVIG, from the coding sequence GTGAGTGAAACCACTGCCCCGATCCATGTCCCGGATACCGTCTCTGACGCGATCGCGACGCCCGATAAAGCGCAGCCCTACGAGGCCCTCGGCCTGAAGGCCGACGAGTACGCGCAGATCCGCGAGATCCTTGGCCGCCGCCCAACCTCGGGTGAGCTTGCCATGTACTCGGTCATGTGGTCCGAGCACTGCTCCTACAAGTCTTCGAAGATCTACCTGCGCCAGTTCGGCCAGAAGGTCAACGACAAGATGAAAGAACGCCTCCTCGTCGGCATGGGCGAGAACGCAGGCGTGATCGACATCGGTGAGGGCTGGGCCGTGACCTTCAAGGTCGAAAGCCACAACCACCCCTCCTACATTGAGCCCTTCCAGGGTGCCGCAACTGGCGTTGGCGGCATTATCCGCGACATCATCTCGATGGGGGCACGCCCTGTCGCCGTCATGGACCAGCTCCGATTCGGCGCTATCGACGATCCCGATACGCCCCGCGTAGTCCACGGCGTCGTCTCCGGCATCAGCTCCTACGCGAACTGCCTCGGGCTGCCCAACCTGGGCGGCGAAACCGTGTTCGACGCGGTGTACCAGCAGAACCCGCTCGTCAATGCGCTCGGTGTCGGCGTGCTGCGGCACGAGGACCTCCACCTCGCCAATGCCTCAGGCGCAGGCAACAAGGTCGTACTTTTCGGAGCCCGCACCGGCGGCGACGGCATCGGCGGCGCCTCGATCCTTGCCTCCGACAGCTTCAGCGAGGGTGGCCCAACGAAGCGCCCCGCAGTGCAGGTCGGCGATCCATTCGCAGAGAAGGTGCTCATCGAGTGCTGCCTCGAGCTGTTCCGCGGCGATCTCGTAGAAGGCATCCAAGATCTCGGCGCCGCTGGTATCTCTTGTGCCACCTCGGAGCTTGCGGCAAACGGTGACGGCGGCATGTTTATCGAGCTCGACAGCGTGCTGTTGCGCGATCCCTCACTCACGGCTGAAGAGATCCTCATGTCCGAGAGCCAGGAGCGCATGATGGCGGTGGTGCACCCGGACAAGCTCGAAGCTTTCCTCGCAGTCACCGCGAAGTGGGATGTTGAGACGAGCGTGCTCGGTGAAGTCACCGATACGGGACGCCTGATCATCAACTGGCAGGGTGAGGAGATCGTGAACGTCGATCCCTCGACCGTCGCTGTAGATGGCCCCGTATACGAGCGCCCGGTGGCGTACCCTGCGTGGATCGATGCGTTGCAGGCCGACTCGGTCAACGCCGCCGGTCTCGAGCGCGACGGCTCGGGTGACGCGCTCCGCGCCCAGATGATCGCGGTCGCGGCTTCTCCCAACCAGGCAGACGTGTCCTGGGTCACGAACCAGTACGACACCTACGTGCTCGGCAACACGGCACTCTCGTTCCCCGACGGTGCCGGCATGATCCGCGTGGACGAGGAGAGCGGGCTGGGCATCGCACTCGCGACAGACGCAAACGGTCGCTACTGCCAGCTCGACCCGTTCGTCGGCTCGCAGCTCGCGCTCGCCGAGGCCTACCGCAACGTGGCCACCTCAGGCGCCGTTCCGACGGCTGTCACTGACTGCCTGAACTTCGGCAGCCCAGAGAACCCCGAGGTCATGTGGCAGTTCTCGCAGGCTGTCGCTGGCTTGTCCGACGCCTGCCTTGAGCTCGAGGTGCCCGTCACCGGCGGCAACGTCTCGCTCTACAACCAAACAGGTGAGACCCCGATCCACCCCACCCCCGTGGTGGGCGTGCTCGGGATCATCGACGACGTTGCCCGACGCGTGCCGAGCGGCTGGCAGGATCAGGGCGAGCACCTCTACCTGCTGGGCGTCACCCGCGACGAGCTCGACGGCTCCGCATGGGCAGGCACCGTGCACGATCACCTCGGCGGGCGCCCGCCGGTGGCCGATCTTGATGCTGAGCGCCGCCTCGCTGGACTGCTGCACGCAGCAGCTCAGGGCGGGCTGCTCTCCGGCGCGGTCGATCTCTCCGAGGGTGGGCTTGCGCAGGCACTCACGGACGGCGCTCTTCGCTTCGGCGTCGGCGCTCGGATCTGGATCGACGAGATCATTTCCCGGGACGGCGTAGACGCGACGGCCGCGATGTTCTCCGAGTCGCAGGCACGTGTACTCGTTGCCGTCCCGCACGAGGAAGAAGTGAAGTTCCGCGGCCTCTGTTCCGGACGGGACTACCCGGTGCTGCGCATCGGAGTGACGGATGGCGCGGGTGAGGACGCCTCGATCGAGGTGCAGGATCGCTTCATGCTGCCGCTCGCTGAGCTCGGTGCGGCTTCGCGCGCGACGCTGCCTGAGCGCTTCGGCGCAGTGATCGGCTAG